A window of Trichoderma atroviride chromosome 3, complete sequence contains these coding sequences:
- a CDS encoding uncharacterized protein (EggNog:ENOG41) gives MVLLQDGSSLAKSATRCRLCGLVQEALLGSLQASVNKDKGGPAAALSLAREAVVLEPKSDSQGSTFPDPPTGGSHLTGLNVTATESITGQLLQAKIRLYTHGQRKGPRNRHDIVGRPQLREPASPEAFCLVERWLGACKRDHPCCRETLSGALLDESRLPELPSRVIHVAGNSVRLLPSGGRRGRYATLSHCWGSSGRQPLKTTRANLQEHLRDIPWASIPKTFRDAITVTRNIGLEYVWIDSLCIVQDDHQDWLTESKRMGSIYEQAEITIAASHTPGCWEGFFFARRPPPPSVEIPGFFSHETDAASKVQVFATIRRDTATNTFPEFGALNSRAWATQEWLLSRRIVFFTKGTIIWSCKAITQRETGERCYSVSRNTRWKNIIEQYSDRQLTFPTDRLIALEGLRRELGKKIACEYAFGVWKESLPNQLLWQVTRRIEGTAISDPLKLPTWTWAHVPSGVRFLTIDRAKNLCDSIALNGEDARRMSLQVRAKRVSNLTTTIEFKQGDATSEAIYADITSSHAKSTKSMAHFILDQGDSPIGWVVFDLASEDTTSEPILCLALMGSIGRREEQAERRTGKVVSKKLRHYWVLMVRQRDDGRYHRIGVGKMYGSKWWQDAEIKTLELV, from the exons ATGGTGTTGCTCCAAGACGGTTCTTCCCTGGCCAAATCGGCAACGCGGTGCCGGCTCTGTGGCCTCGTCCAAGAGGCGCTTCTCGGCAGCCTTCAGGCGTCTgtcaacaaggacaagggcgGTCCAGCAGCGGCGCTCTCGTTGGCCCGTGAAGCTGTCGTTCTCGAGCCAAAGTCGGACTCTCAGGGATCGACGTTTCCAGACCCGCCAACCGGGGGTTCGCACTTGACGGGGCTGAATGTCACTGCAACAGAGTCAATTACTGGGCAATTACTGCAAGCCAAGATCCGGCTCTACACACATGGCCAGC GCAAAGGCCCCCGCAACCGTCATGACATCGTAGGCCGGCCTCAGTTGCGAGAACCAGCGAGCCCCGAGGCGTTTTGCCTAGTTGAACGGTGGCTGGGCGCTTGTAAAAGGGATCATCCATGTTGTCGGGAAACTCTATCGGGGGCGCTCTTGGACGAGTCTCGACTGCCAGAGCTACCGAGTAGAGTGATCCATGTTGCTGGTAACAGCgtgaggctgctgccgtcaGGAGGCCGGCGCGGAAGATATGCCACCTTGAGTCATTGCTGGGGCTCTTCTGGGAGACAGCCCCTGAAGACAACTCGGGCGAATCTCCAGGAGCATCTTCGTGATATTCCGTGGGCGTCGATTCCAAAAACTTTTCGAGATGCAATCACAGTCACTCGCAATATTGGCCTGGAATATGTCTGGATTGACTCGCTATGTATCGTGCAAGATGACCATCAAGACTGGCTGACGGAGTCGAAGCGCATGGGTTCTATTTACGAGCAGGCAGAGATTACCATCGCCGCTTCTCATACTCCGGGTTGCTGGGAGGGATTCTTTTTCGCCCGCCGCCCACCGCCTCCCTCTGTAGAGATTCCCGGTTTCTTCTCCCACGAGACAGATGCCGCATCCAAAGTACAAGTATTCGCAACCATCCGGCGGGATACAGCCACCAACACCTTTCCCGAGTTCGGTGCACTCAACAGTCGTGCCTGGGCTACGCAAGAATGGCTTTTGTCTAGGCGCAtagtcttcttcaccaaggGAACCATCATCTGGTCTTGCAAGGCCATCACTCAACGCGAGACTGGAGAGCGGTGCTACAGTGTATCGCGAAATACCCGCTGGAAGAATATAATAGAGCAGTACAGCGACCGCCAGTTAACTTTTCCAACGGACAGACTAATTGCGCTCGAGGGTCTGCGGAGGGAGCTGGGCAAAAAGATTGCATGTGAATACGCGTTTGGCGTATGGAAAGAGTCTCTCCCCAACCAGTTACTCTGGCAAGTAACCAGAAGGATAGAGGGGACTGCTATTTCGGATCCTCTCAAGCTACCGACATGGACTTGGGCGCATGTTCCATCCGGAGTGCGATTTTTGACAATTGATAGAGCCAAGAATTTGTGTGACTCGATTGCTTTGAACGGCGAAGACGCAAGGCGAATGAGTCTTCAAGTACGAGCAAAGCGAGTTTCTAACCTTACAACAACGATAGAATTTAAACAAGGAGATGCTACTTCTGAAGCAATATACGCGGATATAACATCGTCTCACGCCAAGTCAACCAAATCCATGGCCCACTTCATCTTGGATCAAGGTGATTCTCCCATAGGATGGGTCGTCTTTGACCTTGCCTCGGAAGATACGACTTCTGAACCGATTCTGTGTCTTGCCCTTATGGGCAGCATTGGACGAcgagaagagcaagctgAGAGGCGAACTGGCAAGGTCGTTTCGAAGAAGCTTCGACATTATTGGGTGTTGATGGTGCGGCAACGGGATGATGGAAGGTACCATAGAATTGGGGTTGGAAAGATGTATGGATCAAAGTGGTGGCAAGACGCTGAAATCAAGACTTTGGAATTGGTCTAG
- a CDS encoding uncharacterized protein (EggNog:ENOG41) has protein sequence MDESIAPRPNDGFISSPSPPSPPSSPSSPNAASLYGIAQRHSRERILVQPLRWTSRHLELLRISFDEPSPAPNIEITDCYKGPAAPEETRLEYLLQRFHLLKSREDYFGALLCCGSPISFFWADFHIALNRPSINLLSSPAPCEGICFSMPRAQWPDPEYPIGAYIDRERIAELRKESLHFHMCNPQNAPVYSMLNHKLEQLRPTNPFKDPYIAALLIAVAQERRSILRAEKPEDLSTLAIYPSQVLYSSESRDYIHLYKADIPCSFLDMLDYPKIAPPEVPRILIQAFKIPRTPVGTFRDRILALVLQTTSDHSIKSEN, from the exons ATGGATGAATCCATCGCGCCGCGGCCTAACGATGGCTTTatatcatctccatcacctccatcacctccatcatctccatcatctcccaaTGCCGCATCTCTTTACGGAATCGCTCAACGTCATAGCAGAGAAAGAATCCTTGTTCAACCACTTCGCTGGACCAGTCGTCACCTCGAGCTATTACGAATCTCCTTCGATGAGCCTTCTCCTGCGCCAAACATAGAAATCACAGATTGTTATAAGGGACCTGCAGCTCCTGAGGAGACACGCTTGGAATACCTCCTGCAGAGATTCCATCTGTTAAAAAGCCGAGAGGACTATTTTGGCGCCTTGCTCTGCTGTGGTTCGCcaatctcctttttttg GGCTGATTTCCACATTGCATTGAACAGACCCAGCATTAACTtactctcttctccagcaccTTGCGAAGGCATTTGCTTTAGTATGCCGCGCGCTCAGTGGCCAGATCCAGAGTATCCAATCGGCGCATACATTGATCGCGAACGTATCGCAGAACTGCGCAAAGAGTCACTACATTTTCACATGTGCAACCCCCAAAACGCTCCCGTCTACTCAATGTTGAATCACAAATTGGAACAACTCAGGCCTACAAATCCATTCAAAGATCCATATATAGCAGCGCTTTTGATTGCTGTAGCGCAAGAACGAAGGTCTATTCTCAGGGCAGAAAAACCAGAAGATTTGTCCACCTTAGCAATATACCCG TCGCAAGTTCTATACTCGTCTGAATCTAGAGACTACATTCATCTTTACAAAGCAGATATCCCTTGCTCGTTTCTGGATATGCTTGATTATCCTAAAATTGCACCGCCAGAGGTGCCTCGGATATTAATACAGGCTTTCAAGATTCCTCGCACACCCGTTGGTACGTTTCGTGATCGCATTCTTGCGTTGGTGCTTCAGACAACCTCCGATCATTCAATAAAGTCAGAAAATTAG
- a CDS encoding uncharacterized protein (EggNog:ENOG41~TransMembrane:4 (i17-38o50-71i83-101o121-143i)) translates to MALGSGLGNMGLRMGSLVCYIFTFISAIIVTAVVGNLLQKFSNRNVQLVYMEVIAVISMVVYLVGAIAPCLPKYGGLLAPLHLIFSYLWLTAFIFASLSWSHNRCRNSFPAPGNCSKKHAIQAWLFIGFFFILCNLLIEVFLVRAHRRNAVNEPRHHHHTKERPDSTISGETGTTAPPPVAAPGTQHMGGQQMGTTHHMGGEHMGTMGTQQTHTAAPATSTVV, encoded by the exons ATGGCGTTAGGTTCTGGTCTCGGCAATATGGGCCTGCGGATGGGCTCGCTCGTCTGTTACATCTTTACATTTATTTCGGCCATTATTGTCACTGCCGTCGTCGGTAACCTTTTACAAAAATTTTCGAACCGAAATGTTCAACTTGTGTATATGGAAGTCATT GCTGTCATTTCCATGGTTGTTTATCTTGTCGGAGCCATTGCACCATGCCTCCCCAAGTACGGGGGACTCTTGGCACCTttgcatctcatcttcagctACCTGTGGCTTACGGcattcatctttgcttcGTTGAGCTGGAGCCACAACCGATGCCGCAATTCGTTCCCGGCCCCCGGTAACTGCAGCAAGAAGCATGCAATTCAAGCATGGCTTTTCATTGGATT CTTCTTTATCCTGTGCAATCTGCTCATCGAAGTCTTCCTCGTGAGAGCTCACCGACGAAATGCCGTCAACGAGCCCAGACATCACCACCACACCAAGGAGCGACCTGATTCTACCATCTCTGGAGAAACTGGCACCACTGCACCGCCACCCGTCGCAGCTCCGGGAACTCAGCACATGGGAGGTCAGCAAATGGGAACCACCCACCACATGGGAGGCGAGCACATGGGAACCATGGGAACTCAGCAAACCCACACGGCGGCCCCAGCCACCTCCACTGTTGTCTAA
- a CDS encoding uncharacterized protein (EggNog:ENOG41) — protein MSLQQSQLLGNYCKPRSGSTHMASVCGLHSSPRNRHDIVGRPQLREPASPEAFCLVERWLGACKRDHPCCRETLSGALLDESRLPELPSRVIHVAGNSVRLLPSGGRRGRYATLSHCWGSSGRQPLKTTRANLQEHLRDIPWASIPKTFRDAITVTRNIGLEYVWIDSLCIVQDDHQDWLTESKRMGSIYEQAEITIAASHTPGCWEGFFFARRPPPPSVEIPGFFSHETDAASKVQVFATIRRDTATNTFPEFGALNSRAWATQEWLLSRRIVFFTKGTIIWSCKAITQRETGERCYSVSRNTRWKNIIEQYSDRQLTFPTDRLIALEGLRRELGKKIACEYAFGVWKESLPNQLLWQVTRRIEGTAISDPLKLPTWTWAHVPSGVRFLTIDRAKNLCDSIALNGEDARRMSLQVRAKRVSNLTTTIEFKQGDATSEAIYADITSSHAKSTKSMAHFILDQGDSPIGWVVFDLASEDTTSEPILCLALMGSIGRREEQAERRTGKVVSKKLRHYWVLMVRQRDDGRYHRIGVGKMYGSKWWQDAEIKTLELV, from the exons ATGTCACTGCAACAGAGTCAATTACTGGGCAATTACTGCAAGCCAAGATCCGGCTCTACACACATGGCCAGCGTATGTGGGCTTCATAGCA GCCCCCGCAACCGTCATGACATCGTAGGCCGGCCTCAGTTGCGAGAACCAGCGAGCCCCGAGGCGTTTTGCCTAGTTGAACGGTGGCTGGGCGCTTGTAAAAGGGATCATCCATGTTGTCGGGAAACTCTATCGGGGGCGCTCTTGGACGAGTCTCGACTGCCAGAGCTACCGAGTAGAGTGATCCATGTTGCTGGTAACAGCgtgaggctgctgccgtcaGGAGGCCGGCGCGGAAGATATGCCACCTTGAGTCATTGCTGGGGCTCTTCTGGGAGACAGCCCCTGAAGACAACTCGGGCGAATCTCCAGGAGCATCTTCGTGATATTCCGTGGGCGTCGATTCCAAAAACTTTTCGAGATGCAATCACAGTCACTCGCAATATTGGCCTGGAATATGTCTGGATTGACTCGCTATGTATCGTGCAAGATGACCATCAAGACTGGCTGACGGAGTCGAAGCGCATGGGTTCTATTTACGAGCAGGCAGAGATTACCATCGCCGCTTCTCATACTCCGGGTTGCTGGGAGGGATTCTTTTTCGCCCGCCGCCCACCGCCTCCCTCTGTAGAGATTCCCGGTTTCTTCTCCCACGAGACAGATGCCGCATCCAAAGTACAAGTATTCGCAACCATCCGGCGGGATACAGCCACCAACACCTTTCCCGAGTTCGGTGCACTCAACAGTCGTGCCTGGGCTACGCAAGAATGGCTTTTGTCTAGGCGCAtagtcttcttcaccaaggGAACCATCATCTGGTCTTGCAAGGCCATCACTCAACGCGAGACTGGAGAGCGGTGCTACAGTGTATCGCGAAATACCCGCTGGAAGAATATAATAGAGCAGTACAGCGACCGCCAGTTAACTTTTCCAACGGACAGACTAATTGCGCTCGAGGGTCTGCGGAGGGAGCTGGGCAAAAAGATTGCATGTGAATACGCGTTTGGCGTATGGAAAGAGTCTCTCCCCAACCAGTTACTCTGGCAAGTAACCAGAAGGATAGAGGGGACTGCTATTTCGGATCCTCTCAAGCTACCGACATGGACTTGGGCGCATGTTCCATCCGGAGTGCGATTTTTGACAATTGATAGAGCCAAGAATTTGTGTGACTCGATTGCTTTGAACGGCGAAGACGCAAGGCGAATGAGTCTTCAAGTACGAGCAAAGCGAGTTTCTAACCTTACAACAACGATAGAATTTAAACAAGGAGATGCTACTTCTGAAGCAATATACGCGGATATAACATCGTCTCACGCCAAGTCAACCAAATCCATGGCCCACTTCATCTTGGATCAAGGTGATTCTCCCATAGGATGGGTCGTCTTTGACCTTGCCTCGGAAGATACGACTTCTGAACCGATTCTGTGTCTTGCCCTTATGGGCAGCATTGGACGAcgagaagagcaagctgAGAGGCGAACTGGCAAGGTCGTTTCGAAGAAGCTTCGACATTATTGGGTGTTGATGGTGCGGCAACGGGATGATGGAAGGTACCATAGAATTGGGGTTGGAAAGATGTATGGATCAAAGTGGTGGCAAGACGCTGAAATCAAGACTTTGGAATTGGTCTAG